The sequence below is a genomic window from Excalfactoria chinensis isolate bCotChi1 chromosome 17, bCotChi1.hap2, whole genome shotgun sequence.
CAgacagcagccctgctcagaTCCAGGAGTCCTCGCTCCCATCCACCCCTGGGTGCTCCACGGACTCATCTCTGTtcactcactgctgcttctgctgttcccGCAGGGTCACTGCTGCTGTTCGGCACTTTCAGCATCCTCCTGAACGTCTTTCAGATCGGCTACAGCGTCATTCAAATCAACTGCAAATCCAAGGTTGAAATTGTGTTCCCCAGCATTGAAATCCTGTTTGTTGCCACCCAGGTAATGCactttcccccttcctcctgtGTTCTCTGTTCTATTGCTGGGGTGAGCGAAGCGGGGATGCTCAGGAAAGTGAGCGCACGCCAAGTGTTCTCATAGGCACTGAAGTAGCAAGGACCGTTTCAGTCATTACCACGTGCACACCTGATGTGCCAGGTGGAGAGACAAAAACGATTAGGAAAGATGCCACCCAGCTCTGTGACACATTGCAGCACCcagattgttttgtttgcagcaacaaaacagggagagaaaagaagaaacttccCAGGAATGTCTTTGCACCTGCCTCCCTGCATGCAAATACATCCCCAACAAAACCCTTTGTGTGCAGGAGCATCTCACAGGCAGAATTCCCACCCTCCTTTGCCATGGGTGCAGGCACACGCGTGCTGGAGCCACTTAAGGATGGCAGCACACGTGCCAGTGCTGCTCAGGCACACAACACGTCCTGCCAGGCAGCCActtggctctgtgctgcccaTCCGTGCCCCCACACCAAGCACTGTTGGCTGCACCCAACTCATGCTGTGCTTGTCGTTGATCTGCAGGCATTTTTCCTATGGCATCACTCTAAGGACTGCATTCAAGTTCAGCACAACCTCACCAGGTatgaaaaggggggaaaaaaaacgtCTGCTTCTCTATAGaagctctttctttctgtttgttatcCTCCTCATCTCTGCTAGACCTTCACCTGCCCTGACCCAGAGGGCACAAACAAGAACCAGGCCATGATCAGACTGGACTCATCCTCCTTCCATCCACTCCAGCTCTCTCCTTCAGTTTGCACTCACGCCCTCAGCTGCTACAAAGCTCACTCCTCTCTCTTGTTCCCAAACACCCTCCCACTGCTCAGGAAATGACCCCTCCATGGGGATGGCCTCCCTGCTCCCATCACCAAGAGATGCCCCAGCCTTCCTTCCCACAGCTGCACCCAGGTCCAGGCTGGTGTCACTAGtgagcctgctctgctcctccacaAATAGGAAAGCCATACACCACTGCCCatacacagagcagagccaaaAGCACAAGGTTTGTGCACATCCTCACCCATGAAAGCAAGAAGCAAAGGGTGGCACTCCAAGGCAGGTGGGCACACAGTCAGGTCATAAACCGTCTCCACAGGCAGGGCTATAAAAGCACCTTTCTGCTCCTCCAGGTGTGGGCTGATGCTGACCATCGCCACCAACCTTCTGCTCTGGCTCCTGGCGGTGACCAATGACTCCATCCACATGGAGATCGAATCCCAGCTGCGAGAGGTGGAGCAGCGCCTGGCAGGCAAGGCTCCTTTCCCCACATCCCTGCTCATGTTGGGCTGACGCGGTGGGCACAGCAGTCCTCAGGGATTCAAACAGGACAAGCAGCTCCTCAGAATTCTGAGGCTCCCCCATTATCGGATGTTGACCATCTCCCTCCTAACAGCTGCCTTCCTCTCCTTACATCCAGGCAATGAGACAGACTCGTGCACATGCCCAAACACAACCACGTGCAAAGTCTTCCAGAAGGGCTACATCCTGCTCTATCCCTTCAACACCGAGTACTGCctcatctgctgctctgtgctgtacgTCATGTGGAAGAACGTGGGGCGACGCATCAGCCACCACCACATCGCTCATGTCAAGCCCAAATTCAAGCTGCAGGGGGTGGTCTTTGGGccactgctgggtgctgctgccgTAATCATTGGGATCTGTGTCTTCATGATGTACCAGATCCAGGCCACGGGCTCAGCCCCTAACTACCAGGTCTTTGTGTTGTATTATTCCTACTACATCGTGCTCCTGCCCCTGATGTGTGTGGTTGCAATTATTGGGACAATCATCCATACCTTGGAAAAGAGGGAGCTGGACACACTGAAGAACCCAACCCGCAGCCTGGATGTGGTCCTGCTGATGGGAGCAGCCCTCGGCCAAATTGCCATGTCCTACTTCTCCATTGTCGCCATTGTGGCCACCAACCCCAGGGACATGCTGAACAGCCTCATCCTGTCCTATTCTGTCCTCCTCATCTTTCAGTACATCACCCAAAACATCTTCATTATCGATGGGCTCCAGCGGCAGCCATTTGTAGCAGCAGAGGCCCAGCACACAACGCACGCTGGGCAGCTTTCCACGGtcccagagctgcctggtgaaggggtgagcacagcaggcagcaatcGGGAGCGCTCACAGACCTGTCCCAGCAAGGAGGATGAAGTGAGTGAGGAGCACAACCGTGAAGCCCAAGAGCAGAGGCGAGTGAGCGTGCTGGAGCTCGGGCAGGAGTTCCGGAGAGTTTCCCTGTCCTATATCCACACCTACTCTCACCTGAGTTGGAAGAGGAAAGCATTAAAGGAGATCTCCTTCTTCTTGGTTCTTTGCAACATCATAGTAAGTATTGCTTTCCTTGCTACATCACAACTTTGCTAACTTGTGATACCGAGACAGACGTGCGCCTTTCTTTGGGCCGCCGTTCTGACCAGGAAAGCTTTGTCCACCAGGATTCAGCCTTCTGGGCAGTTGAGACAAGGCTGCTTTTTTGTTAATGCTCCACTCCTGGAATTCCAGGCTCCCTCTTTTACCTCAAACATGGCAAGGCTTCCAGGCAATGGGAAGGAGGCAGCCAGT
It includes:
- the OTOP3 gene encoding proton channel OTOP3 yields the protein MSGNKASKQKPCHHCNSRSNSALPGTSTIHYEKSWLYRHCSLQQRDRQAQKAGQLFSGLLALNVVFLGSAFISSMIFNHVAITLADVWILLSILKVLCLSWIIYYLLGTSRQPHAVLYRDTHAGPVWIRGSLLLFGTFSILLNVFQIGYSVIQINCKSKVEIVFPSIEILFVATQAFFLWHHSKDCIQVQHNLTRCGLMLTIATNLLLWLLAVTNDSIHMEIESQLREVEQRLAGNETDSCTCPNTTTCKVFQKGYILLYPFNTEYCLICCSVLYVMWKNVGRRISHHHIAHVKPKFKLQGVVFGPLLGAAAVIIGICVFMMYQIQATGSAPNYQVFVLYYSYYIVLLPLMCVVAIIGTIIHTLEKRELDTLKNPTRSLDVVLLMGAALGQIAMSYFSIVAIVATNPRDMLNSLILSYSVLLIFQYITQNIFIIDGLQRQPFVAAEAQHTTHAGQLSTVPELPGEGVSTAGSNRERSQTCPSKEDEVSEEHNREAQEQRRVSVLELGQEFRRVSLSYIHTYSHLSWKRKALKEISFFLVLCNIILWIMPTFGAHPVFENGLQKSFYGYSTWFAIVNFGLPLSVFYRMHSVGGLLEVYVSA